One Amaranthus tricolor cultivar Red isolate AtriRed21 chromosome 1, ASM2621246v1, whole genome shotgun sequence DNA window includes the following coding sequences:
- the LOC130813894 gene encoding probable alpha,alpha-trehalose-phosphate synthase [UDP-forming] 7, with translation MMSRSYTNLLDLASGNFPAMGMGRERKKLPRVMTVAGVISELDDDQANSVSSDVQSSIIQDRMIIVANQLPVKAKRRPDNKGWSFSWDEDSLLLHVKHGLPEEMEVLYVGSLKVEVDVNEQDDVSQILLDKFKCVPAFLPPDIHFKFYNGFCKHHLWPLFHYMLPFTASHGGRFDRSLWEAYVSANKIFSQRVIEVINPEDDYVWIHDYHLMVLPTFLRRRFIKLRMGFFLHSPFPSSEIYRTLPVREEILKALLNADLIGFHTFDYARHFLSCCSRMLGLEYKSKRGYIGLEYYGRTVGIKIMPVGIHMGQIESVLRLADKEWRLQELKQQFEGKTVLLGVDDMDIFKGVNLKFLAMEQMLKQHPKWQGRAVLVQIANPSRGKGKDLEEIKTEILASVKRINETYGHRGYEPIVFIDRPLSLSEKAAYYTVAECVVVTAVRDGMNLTPYEYIVCRQGVSESQSESGSSSSSPKKSMLVVSEFIGCSPSLSGAIRTNPWNVEATAEAMNEAISMNDAEKQLRHEKHYRYVCSHDVAYWSKSFFQDLERSCRDHFRRRCWGIGLGFGFRVVALDPNFRKLTIDAIVSAFSRSKSRAILLDYDGTMMPQTSINRKPSQEVISIINQLCGDPRNTVFIVSGRGRKSLGDWFSPCKKVGIAAEHGYFMRWSADDEWELCGQNSDFGWVQIAEPVMKLYTESTDGSSIETKESALVWHHRDADPGFGSCQSMELLDHLESVLANEPVTVKSGQYIVEVKPQGVSKGIVAEKIFTRMAESRKLADFVLCVGDDRSDEDMFEVIENAMNSGILSSNTSVYACTVGQKPSKAKYYLDDTVEVINMLDALADVSDPFLSSDDEPGSPS, from the exons ATGATGTCAAGATCGTATACGAATTTATTAGATCTAGCGTCGGGTAATTTTCCGGCTATGGGGATGGGGAGGGAGAGAAAGAAGCTGCCGAGAGTGATGACGGTTGCGGGAGTGATTTCGGAATTAGATGATGATCAAGCGAATAGTGTGTCTTCGGATGTACAATCATCGATTATACAAGACCGGATGATTATTGTAGCTAATCAGTTGCCGGTAAAGGCGAAGAGGAGACCTGATAATAAAGGATGGAGTTTTAGTTGGGATGAGGATTCATTGTTGTTGCATGTGAAGCATGGGTTGCCTGAGGAAATGGAGGTTCTATATGTTGGTTCTTTGAAGGTTGAAGTGGATGTCAACGAACAAGATGATGTTTCACAGATTTTGTTAGACAAGTTTAAATGTGTTCCGGCTTTTTTGCCACCGGAtattcattttaagttttataaCGGATTTTGTAAGCATCATCTGTGGCCGCTTTTTCATTATATGTTACCCTTTACGGCTAGTCATGGTGGAAGGTTTGATCGGTCATTGTGGGAAGCATATGTGTCTGCTAATAAGATATTTTCTCAGAGGGTTATAGAGGTGATAAACCCCGAAGATGATTATGTATGGATTCATGATTACCACTTGATGGTTTTGCCTACTTTCTTGAGACGTCGGTTTATCAAATTGAGAATGGGATTCTTTCTTCATAGTCCATTTCCATCTTCGGAGATATATAGAACATTGCCCGTGAGAGAGGAGATCCTTAAGGCCTTGTTAAATGCAGACCTTATTGGATTTCATACTTTTGATTATGCTCGCCATTTTCTGTCTTGTTGTAGTCGTATGCTAGGGCTGGAGTATAAATCAAAGAGGGGTTATATTGGACTGGAATATTATGGTAGGACTGTTGGGATAAAGATAATGCCGGTTGGGATTCATATGGGGCAAATTGAATCGGTTTTGAGGCTTGCCGATAAAGAATGGAGATTGCAGGAGCTCAAACAGCAGTTCGAAGGAAAAACAGTGTTACTTGGTGTGGATGATATGGATATCTTTAAGGGGGTCAATCTGAAGTTTTTGGCGATGGAACAGATGCTTAAGCAGCATCCAAAATGGCAGGGAAGAGCAGTTCTAGTTCAAATTGCAAATCCTTCCAGGGGGAAAGGCAAGGATCTTGAAGAGATTAAAACTGAAATTCTGGCTAGTGTGAAGAGAATTAATGAAACGTATGGGCATCGTGGTTACGAACCCATTGTGTTTATTGATAGACCATTATCCCTGAGTGAAAAGGCTGCATATTATACTGTTGCTGAGTGTGTAGTTGTCACAGCTGTCAGGGATGGAATGAACCTCACTCCATATGAATATATTGTCTGTAGGCAAGGGGTTTCTGAATCTCAATCTGAATCAGGTTCATCATCTAGTAGCCCCAAGAAGAGTATGTTGGTCGTGTCAGAATTCATAGGTTGTTCTCCATCTTTAAGCGGGGCTATCCGGACAAACCCATGGAATGTGGAGGCAACAGCTGAGGCAATGAATGAGGCTATCTCTATGAATGATGCTGAGAAGCAGTTACGTCACGAGAAACATTATAGATATGTTTGCTCGCACGATGTTGCATATTGGTCAAAAAGCTTTTTTCAAGATTTAGAGAGGAGTTGTAGAGACCACTTCAGGCGGCGCTGCTGGGGAATAGGGTTGGGTTTTGGTTTTAGGGTGGTAGCATTGGATcctaatttcagaaaattgaccattgatgctatTGTCTCTGCGTTCTCTAGGTCTAAAAGTAGAGCCATACTTTTAGATTATGATGGAACAATGATGCCTCAGACATCCATCAATAGGAAACCTAGTCAAGAGGTGATAAGTATCATCAACCAATTGTGTGGAGACCCTCGAAACACTGTCTTTATTGTTAGTGGAAGAGGTAGAAAGAGCTTAGGTGATTGGTTTTCACCTTGCAAGAAGGTTGGCATTGCAGCTGAACATGGGTACTTCATGAG ATGGTCTGCTGATGATGAATGGGAATTATGTGGTCAAAATTCTGATTTTGGATGGGTACAGATAGCAGAACCTGTTATGAAGCTGTATACAGAATCAACAGACGGTTCCAGTATAGAAACTAAGGAGAGTGCCTTGGTTTGGCATCATAGAGATGCTGATCCAGGTTTTGGATCTTGCCAATCAATGGAGTTGTTAGATCATTTAGAGAGTGTTCTAGCAAATGAGCCTGTTACTGTAAAAAGTGGCCAGTATATTGTTGAAGTCAAGCCCCAG GGGGTCAGTAAAGGAATAGTTGCAGAAAAGATATTCACCAGAATGGCTGAGAGTAGAAAGCTGGCTGATTTTGTACTCTGTGTTGGTGATGATAGATCTGATGAAGACATGTTTGAGGTTATTGAGAATGCAATGAATAGTGGTATCCTATCCTCAAATACATCTGTATATGCTTGTACAGTGGGCCAAAAGCCAAGCAAAGCAAAATATTATTTGGATGATACTGTTGAAGTCATTAACATGCTTGATGCCCTTGCGGATGTTTCGGATCCTTTTCTGTCTAGTGATGATGAGCCAGGAAGCCCTTCTTGA